TCATGCCCGCAATGCCCCATATTGCACCGCCAATCAGTAGCCCGATAAATGTAACCAAAGCATTTAGGTTTACTGTACCGCCGGTAATTTTCGGGGTTAGAAATGTGCCTTCAAGCAATTGTATAAATGTAAATGCCACTAAAACAGCAATTGGGTAAAACAGGCTGTCTTTTGTTATCAGCGCAAACAGAAAAGGAAGTATGGCCCCAAGTGAGGGGCCAAGATATGGTATGATGTTGAGCATACCGGCCAGCACTCCAAAAAATATGGCATGCTCAATACCCAGCGCAAAGAGAACTCCCGTATTTACAATGGCAAGAATGAACATCACTTTACTTGCGCCTACAATATAGCGATGTACAATCTGGCGGAGAGACTTCATCTTGTCAAGTAGCATGGTGTTATTTTCCTTCCTGAAAACTTTGGTTATAAATACTGCCAGGTGGTCGCGGTAAATGAGCAGGAAGAAAATGAAAACAGGTAATAGTATAATGTCTGAAAGCGTACTGATAGTGGAAAAGATAAGGCTTGTAGTTGATGTATTTTCAGGCTGTACAATTTCTACCGCTTTACTTACCTCAAAACCATTTCGCATACCCAGGTCAAACCCGAAAGCTTCCAAACACCAGGCGTTAGCCTGAATAATAAAACTGTTGAGTTTGGTGCTGAGCTCGTCGCCCAAATCGGCAGCGAAAACTCTTACCTGTATGTAAATCAATGCAAAAATACCAAGGATAAATATCAGGAAAAGCGACAAAACTATAAACGCACTGATAGAGCGCGGAATTTTTCGTCTTTCCAGCATGTTGCAGGTAGAAGTAAGAAGCATAGCGATATAGCCTGCAATCAGTAATGGTACAAGGAGGCCTTTTGCCATTATCATGAAAAACACAATTATGATAATCAGCAGCGCAATATATACGGTTTTAATATAACCCGGCACACGTAAAGTATCCATCAGTATAATCGTGTTAAATTAATAGTCAGGTTATCAAATTTATGAATTGTTGAAACCTCGCACTGCCAATATTTTATTAAATTATACGGTACATTTGCCGTATGAAAATTTTTGTAACAGGTATAGGAACAGACGTTGGAAAGACGGTGGCCTCAGCAATTATAACTGAAGCTTTAGAGGCAGATTACTGGAAACCCGTACAGGCAGGAGACCTTGAAAATTCAGACAGCCATAAGATTGAACGCTATATAAGTAACCGGCAGACAATTATTCATCCATCGGCATACAAACTAATGACCCCTGCCAGCCCGCATCTTTCGGCAATGCTTGATAATATAATTATTGATATTAATAAAATAACAGAACCTGAAACTGATAATCACCTCGTAGTGGAGGGAGCTGGCGGACTTCTTGTACCGCTGAATGATACTGATACAATAGCTAACCTTATTCAGCCCGACTACAAGGTAATAATTGTTTCAAGGCATTACCTGGGCAGCATTAACCATACGCTGCTTACCTGCGAGGTAATGAAAAATAGGGGCATTACTATTTCAGGGATTATCTTTAATGGTGATGAAAATTCTTCAACTGAAGAAATCATTCTTAAGAAAACAGGTATCCCGATGATAGGCAGAATTGAAAACGAGCCTTATTTTGATGCAAATGTAGTAAAGTACTACGCAGATAAATTTCTAGAGAAGCTTTTAGGATTATAAATATGTCAACCGATAAAACATTGGCACAACGCGATGCCAGCTGCTTGTGGCATCCATACACCCAGCATAAGACTGCACCGTCACACATAGCCATTACGAAGGCTGAAGGTGCAAAAGTGTGGGACGAGAACGGCAAAGAGTATATTGATGCTATTGCCTCATGGTGGGTAAACCCTTACGGACACAGCAATAAATACATAGCGGACGCAATATACAAACAGCTAACAACGCTGGAGCATGTGCTTTTCGGCGGCTTTACTCACGAACCTGCGATACTATTGGCAGAAAGACTTTTGCCGCTTTTACCTGATAACCAAAAAAAACTGTTTTTCTCAGACAATGGTTCAACAGCTGTTGAAATTGCTATAAAGGTTGCGTTGCAATACTTCTACAATAAAGGTGAAAAACGCTCCAAAATTCTTGCGTTTGAAAATGCCTTTCACGGAGACACTTTTGCAGCAATGGCAGCCAGCGGCATTTCATTTTTTACCGAAGCTTTCAGAGGCTCGCTAATTGAAGTAGAACGGATTCCGGTACCGGTTTTCGGCAAAGAGGAAGAGAGCATCGCTGCCTTAAAAACGCTTGCAGCTACCGGTGAATATGCCGCATTCATTTTCGAGCCTTTGGTGCAAGGCGCAGCAGGAATGGTGATGTATGATGCAGCACCGCTTGATGAACTAATAGCAATTTGCCGGGATAATAACATTTTCACTGTTGCTGATGAGGTTATGACAGGCTTTGGAAAGACAGGAAAAAACTTCGCATGCAACTACCTCACGCAGCAACCCGATATGATATGCTTGTCTAAAGCGCTGACAGCAGGCACTATACCTATGGCAATCACAACATTTACTCAGGAATTATTTGATGGTTTTTATGATGATGATGTGAACAAAGCCCTGTTTCATGGGCATACTTTTACCGGAAACCCAACCGGCTGTGCTGCGGCACTGGCAGGACTTGATTTGTTGGAATCAGTTGAAATGCAGGAAAATATAGCACGAATAAACAATCGGCATCATCAATTTTTGGAGAAGATTAAAAGACATCGACGTGTAGCTAATCCGCGAGTTTGTGGAGTAATCTTGGCGTTTGATGTGAAAAGGGATAGTGTAGAAAGCTATTACGGAAACTTTAGAAACAGGCTTTATAATTTTTTCATAGAGAAAGGTATTATAATGAGGCCGGTAGGGAATACAATTTACGTCCTTCCACCCTATATAATTAGTGAGCAGGAATTAACATATATTTATGAAGTGGTGGAAGAGGCACTTGAAAAAATAATGTAAATTAGTTTCTGTTAATACGTTACTAATGATACACCCTGATACCGAGGTCCGATTTATAAACGATGTTGTGGGCTATGGCGTGGTTGCCAAAAAATTTATCCCGAAAGGCACCATAACCTGGGTACAGGACGATCTTGACAGAATCTTTACCGAAGCAGATATTGAGAAGCTCAATCCAAATGTGCGTACGTATCTCGAAACCTACTGCTTTACCAACAGCAAAGGCGAGAGCGTGCTGTGCTGGGACCATGCCCGGCAGGTAAACCACAGTTTTAACCCAAGCTGTATGAGTACGGCTTATGATTTTGAAATTGCCATCCGCGATATACAACCGGGCGAGCAGCTTACTGATGACTATGGCTACCTTAACGTGAGCGACCCTTTTGAAGCAGAAGATGAGGGTACAGACCGTAAAGTGGTTTACCCTGATGATATTTTGAAATATCACGAAATGTGGGATGACCTGATTAAGCAGAACCTGCAAAATATTGCTGCCGTAAGCCAGCCCCTTCAAAAATTCATAACCGAGAAAACCTGGAATGAATTCAGCAGAGTGATAAGGGGAGAGAGTGAGCTCCGCTCTATCAAAAGTTGCTATTTCAACCGTGAAAAAGTAAACCGCTGATTGCGGTTTTTTTATTGCTATTTTTGCAGGAAATGCGCTAAACCGTGGCTAAAACCATATCTATACTTTCTGTTTCAACATTATCATCACTCGGGGCTGATGGTACTGCTGTCTGGCAAAGCTATCTCAACCCTGAAACAAATATACATGATATGGAGATGGGGGGGCAGGCCGTTTCTGTGGCTGCATTATCTGAAAATCTAAAGCATGAAGTTGAAGCTTTAAAACACTCTGAGCATAAA
Above is a window of Flavobacterium sp. J372 DNA encoding:
- the bioA gene encoding adenosylmethionine--8-amino-7-oxononanoate transaminase, with protein sequence MSTDKTLAQRDASCLWHPYTQHKTAPSHIAITKAEGAKVWDENGKEYIDAIASWWVNPYGHSNKYIADAIYKQLTTLEHVLFGGFTHEPAILLAERLLPLLPDNQKKLFFSDNGSTAVEIAIKVALQYFYNKGEKRSKILAFENAFHGDTFAAMAASGISFFTEAFRGSLIEVERIPVPVFGKEEESIAALKTLAATGEYAAFIFEPLVQGAAGMVMYDAAPLDELIAICRDNNIFTVADEVMTGFGKTGKNFACNYLTQQPDMICLSKALTAGTIPMAITTFTQELFDGFYDDDVNKALFHGHTFTGNPTGCAAALAGLDLLESVEMQENIARINNRHHQFLEKIKRHRRVANPRVCGVILAFDVKRDSVESYYGNFRNRLYNFFIEKGIIMRPVGNTIYVLPPYIISEQELTYIYEVVEEALEKIM
- the bioD gene encoding dethiobiotin synthase; translation: MKIFVTGIGTDVGKTVASAIITEALEADYWKPVQAGDLENSDSHKIERYISNRQTIIHPSAYKLMTPASPHLSAMLDNIIIDINKITEPETDNHLVVEGAGGLLVPLNDTDTIANLIQPDYKVIIVSRHYLGSINHTLLTCEVMKNRGITISGIIFNGDENSSTEEIILKKTGIPMIGRIENEPYFDANVVKYYADKFLEKLLGL
- a CDS encoding SET domain-containing protein; amino-acid sequence: MIHPDTEVRFINDVVGYGVVAKKFIPKGTITWVQDDLDRIFTEADIEKLNPNVRTYLETYCFTNSKGESVLCWDHARQVNHSFNPSCMSTAYDFEIAIRDIQPGEQLTDDYGYLNVSDPFEAEDEGTDRKVVYPDDILKYHEMWDDLIKQNLQNIAAVSQPLQKFITEKTWNEFSRVIRGESELRSIKSCYFNREKVNR
- a CDS encoding AI-2E family transporter; translated protein: MDTLRVPGYIKTVYIALLIIIIVFFMIMAKGLLVPLLIAGYIAMLLTSTCNMLERRKIPRSISAFIVLSLFLIFILGIFALIYIQVRVFAADLGDELSTKLNSFIIQANAWCLEAFGFDLGMRNGFEVSKAVEIVQPENTSTTSLIFSTISTLSDIILLPVFIFFLLIYRDHLAVFITKVFRKENNTMLLDKMKSLRQIVHRYIVGASKVMFILAIVNTGVLFALGIEHAIFFGVLAGMLNIIPYLGPSLGAILPFLFALITKDSLFYPIAVLVAFTFIQLLEGTFLTPKITGGTVNLNALVTFIGLLIGGAIWGIAGMILIIPTIAILKKLFELSPDTQPYAYLFGEEDSNWFKRRKRRSEIPTTEDEA